The Planococcus liqunii genome includes a region encoding these proteins:
- a CDS encoding nuclease-related domain-containing protein, with amino-acid sequence MQLLIKERQRPHKLVYFEALLRRTPSSHPSHPELKENVRRRAAGYAGECWFDKICMNYNTGEPYIAIPDYSIQGHQIDTLFIFPSFILLIEIKNISGFIEMDGDKRQFSRTLNGVITGMTNPDDQLYRHEKQISKLIDNKLPVIGIVVFTNSSCVLSVKNVERRVIHSSGFPYVLDHLIAQHRNSLKHDPLQLSEFFLSLQPPVQIHEPIPLPYPILTGIFCPDCLSSRMTYSRKFWRCSNCGGKQKNTHLPALQDYRLLIGNTISNREFRWFSGINSRSNAAAILQSANFETVGNQKSLRYIISETGLY; translated from the coding sequence ATGCAATTGTTGATCAAAGAGCGGCAGCGTCCGCATAAGTTAGTCTATTTTGAAGCTTTATTAAGGCGTACGCCTTCAAGCCATCCGTCTCATCCCGAATTAAAAGAGAATGTCCGGAGGCGTGCGGCTGGATATGCCGGCGAATGCTGGTTTGATAAAATTTGTATGAACTATAATACCGGTGAACCTTATATCGCCATTCCTGATTATTCAATTCAGGGCCATCAAATTGATACGCTGTTCATTTTTCCGTCATTCATTCTCCTCATTGAAATAAAAAATATCAGCGGATTCATTGAAATGGACGGGGACAAGCGACAATTTTCCCGGACATTGAATGGCGTTATCACCGGCATGACAAATCCCGATGATCAGCTTTACCGCCACGAAAAGCAGATTTCCAAACTGATTGACAATAAACTCCCGGTGATTGGCATCGTTGTATTTACCAATTCTTCCTGCGTGTTAAGTGTGAAAAACGTTGAACGCCGCGTTATTCACTCTTCCGGTTTCCCCTATGTCTTAGATCATCTGATTGCCCAGCATCGCAATTCTTTAAAACACGATCCACTACAGCTAAGTGAATTTTTCCTCTCTTTGCAGCCCCCAGTGCAAATTCACGAACCGATTCCACTCCCTTACCCCATTCTGACTGGCATCTTTTGTCCGGATTGCCTATCTTCACGAATGACTTATTCACGTAAATTCTGGCGCTGCAGCAATTGCGGCGGAAAGCAAAAAAACACACATTTGCCCGCTTTGCAGGATTACCGCCTGCTTATCGGCAATACCATTTCAAACCGGGAATTTCGCTGGTTTAGCGGTATAAATTCAAGGAGCAACGCTGCCGCCATCCTACAAAGCGCCAATTTTGAAACAGTAGGCAATCAGAAAAGTTTGCGCTATATTATTTCCGAAACCGGCCTCTATTAA